The DNA segment TGAAAATGTTACgattataaaaatattcaaattatttatttatcaaattaatCTCGCATAACATGATCTATCCTATTTCATAAACCTTGAGAACAATTTCAGTacgatttgatttgattatgtcaAACTAAATTTAAATAACTGACATTTTTAGATAGTATTTGCAAACTATCAAGAAAATTTATAACACTTTGTTTTTagcaatgttctaaaaagttCGATTAAAACTCGCTTAATCTCGTTTAAGCTTGAAACTTCTCTAAAACGCTTCGCTTCGGCCAAAAGCGGTAAAAAAACGGTCAGACATAGGTTGATCATGTCAAGTGTCATTAAATACGCAtaaatgtgatttttttaaaaaccaaaattgattaataaaactaaaatagaTTATAAATTAGCGTTTTTACTAGTGAGTGATTGTTAACAATGTTAGAAATGTATAATATTATATGGCCAAGTATAGCGATAATGTGAATGTAGAACATATTGAGATATTTTACAGCTAATGTTTTAAATTAGACCAATTAATTGAGTTTATGTTCGATGAAACGGGATATGAAATGaatgattaaataaattgaATTAGAATCTCACAAAAAATTAATGCATTACACTTGATTTGTTTGAGATGACTAAAATTAtagtttaaattaaaaatatttttttacgctTAAGCTCGTACTAATCGCGCTTAAGCTTGAAAAGCTTGAAACTTGGTTCCCACGCTTCGACACACTTCACGCTTTTTAGAAGCTTGGTTTTTAGAGATTACAAATTATCCCTCTCTTAATCAACTATTCAACATAAAGCCTACAATCAAGAAAGATAGATAAAATAGAATTTCTAATTTACATTCATCGATTGACATTTCATTTTTCTAATCGTATATGATAATAATTAACAGCTCTCTCTCACTAGATCTTTATATTGACCTGTATAAATGAGGTCTCCTTTTTaggtaattttaaaaatataacttGACTTATATTTgaagttaaaaataatatattgaaCTTAAAGTGTAACGTTTCTTTTTTCCATATTTTGAGTCGGACACGAAATGTCTCGCTAAATCGACCCATAATACTAGCACTTTTGGTGTATATAAAATCGATATTACATATTCTGCGAGATTTATGCCCCTATTTTGTTAAAtgtaaatgattaaaatttaactttttagAGAAATAACAAATGGTATCCAACAACGGCGTGTGAATTCCCCATTAAGAACAGTAATAATTGGGAACATGAATCGTGAATGCAGCGGCCTTCAGAAACagtaaattaattgaaaattaataaCCGTAGATGGATTAGATACATGCATCGTAgggtttaaaattaaaaagaattttaatTATGACAcacaaaatgaaaatgaaaataaaataaaataaaaaagacaATTCAACCTCAGTAAAAGTAAAAATCTAAATTCAAAGCCGTAAAAACGTAGAAGATACGGTAAGAATCAAAGCTACCAATACGCCACCGCCAATTCCGACCACTCCGGCGCCATTGGAATTCTGATCAGCCACGTCTCCGTCGGGAGCATCCGCGGGGGATTCCGACGGGCCGGGAGGAGCCGGAGGGGACTTGTGCTTACTTTTCGAAGACTTGGGTGACACGGCCGCAGGACCAGGGGCGGGAGCGGGGGCCAGCCCATCGGGTTTTGAAAATTCCGGCGGGATCAAAACCTTGTTCAGTTGGAAGATAGCCAGGGGCTGGTTATCCACCACAGTGTTCACGATCGTGGCCGTTACCAGCGGCGTTTTTATGGTGACGACATCGGTGCCGTTATTCTGCACGGTGAAGCGGAACGTTTCCCCTACGGTGGCCAGGGTGCTGGTGAGGCCGTTGTTGGATCTCAAACCGTCCAACGAGTAGTAAATCGGCAATCCGTGGTATTCGAGCAAAGATTGTTGATCTGCTGCAGTTAAGTTGTTGTATTTTGGCAGGAAAGCTTTCATGGCTCCGTCGCCGGGGCAGAATATCGTCAATCCACCGACGATGTTGTTTTCGAACGTGGCTTCGGCGGGACTAGCCGAGAGGGTATCGGCGAAGACCTTGCATCCGTGAGCCGACATCAGTTTCGTGATGTTCACCAGGCTCGGCGCCGCGGCCGGGGCATCGGCTCCGGCTGACGGAAGGAGGTTGGAGATCTGGATGATGGAGATGTCGTACGGTTGAGCTTCCACAGATTTGACGAAAATGGCGGAACCGTTACCCCCATTTTCCTTGGGAGCGAAACCCACTCTTCCACGGTCGAGATCGGTTATATTGACGAAACCGGTTGAGCCCGTGGCGGAGCCGGTGGCTTGGTACATGGTGGCGGCGAGTGCGCTGCCTTTGGTGAGCTGATGGAGCTTCTTTGCGTCGAAGTAGTCGAGGAGAACGTGGTAAGAGAGGACGTTCTTTATCCCAACGAGAGTGAGGTGCTTGGAGAGCAGATCTGACATCCCTGGATTGTCCACCACGCACACGGTGATGGTCCTCCGCCGGTTGATCTCGTCCGCCAGCTGGGTGGCGGATAAGTAGTGGTTGATGGTGGAGAATTCAGTGTGTTTGTTTAGCAAGAGGGTGATGTTGAAGGCGTCGGTGGTGGAGGAGATGAGAAATACGGCGAGGAAGAGGACCGCCGAGGCGGCGGAGGCACCGCGGCGGAGCTGCATTGTGTGAGGAAGCTAGAGTGGATTTTGTGGTGTGGAGAGATGAAAAGATTGCAGCAGCGGAGTGGATataaaaaagtgagatgacgaACAAGAAATACACTTTAATATAATTGCCTCAATATGAGTAATTGGTAATCATGACCTGTTTTCCAACATTGCAAATAATATTTACGTacacaatatttttataattgtcttagattttttttttttaaaacaaataattgTCTTAGATTTGAATAAGCTTTTGTAATTAATAGTcatttgcaattttttttttccctttaggcaaaATCAACGCCGATGACACGAGGAAAGCCGTGGGACACTTAAATTCAAAAGCATATGCATTCTATTAAGATCTAACGGATTTATGTATGCGAGATTGTCGATTCGATTCAATTTTGTAAAAATATGTCGATTCGATTCATTTTGTCATCATTTAATCCAACCATATAGACAAGATCTTCAATGATATATAATACTGGTAGGGTACGTTGTTACATTGCCAATGAAATTGTGTTAGATAAATAATAGTGTGATTGTTAAGATATTTAGTTCGgatattaaaaatattgaaaaaataataatatattaatttgattgattaaattatataaGATGATAAATTACGGCTTTTTTGAGTCAAATATTAGAATACATATCTAATCTTTCACACTATTTCATATCTCTTCacataaagtttttttttctttcaagaaAACCCcattcaaattcaatctttATGTAACCAACAAACAGGATGGAttcaaatcataaatttaatttcGACCGTCATATAAATTTATATGACATAAAAGTATAAAAtcatagaaaaaaaattatatgacaaaaatcataaatttatatttcgaCTGTCACATAAATTGAAGGATGAGGGACTAGCTAGTGTTATAtagttaaaatttaaaaatattcaaaaatgtTTTCGaccataattttttataattagttCTAATTTCTACAGGTAAAATTATTTGGCTCATATGATTATGTGTGTATATTGATTGAATAATGTACAATTTGATGTTGAAAAATGAAATGATTAGTgggaaaaaaagatgaaaagaaaAGGTAGATTAGGGTCTTCGGGAAATTGGACAGAACACGTGGTTTAGGCGTCACtccagcataaaatcatggcaaaTCTTACAAAGTacattgatttaaaaaaaaccaaTATGACCCCATAATGGCACTTTATTGCTTAAAATTTGGAACGAATACATAATTTTTCGTGGCTTAAATTATGTATTTCCTTAATACAAAAGTTGTGGTAACTAActaccacaaaaaaaaaaatcttaacgTGTTTATAGATGTGTCATGTGTGTGTgaaattaaacaacttaaaaaAATTAGGACATATTGTAAACAAAAGTCCCCCCTTCCCATCTACAATTGTCCATATTTAATCATAATGTTAATTTTTCCGACTGAGGAAATTAATGAGGtcatttatgtattatgttactcATTAAAATCTTTTAATATTCCATTCGTCCCCAatatatattttctttacacatattatgaaataaattttgtacaaacttcatattttatctttatttaatattgaaaaatgattgcatattttatctttatttaatatattgaaaaataatttcataattttcaatatgtaattaataaaaatataatatattagtaaaagagtaaaaaatattatcaaatatgatatatgtttatataccgtgacaaataaaaaaaaacatgcctATAAAATTGAAAAGGTCGGGGAAAATGAAAATTAACGTTGGCTAGAACTCACGGTAAAAGCATGGTACTCTTGCGGGCTGTCAACAGGCAAGCCATGAGTGGGGATGTCCCTTCGTCGGTGGTTTATAATTTTGTgcaaattatttataaaattctaaaatatttttatttaatatcgtttaaattgtttataaatctaaataaaatatttaataatttcaattttattgaAACTGTTTAACATTCAAATCTATGTGATAGAATCTCTAAAATTGGTCGGttcaatttatatataaaataaaaaataatattcttgacaaaaaaatatttaataggatcGAGTCGAATAAAAAATCTGTCTCAAAAAGTTAACCTGATCTCACAAGAATTTTTGTGATAAAAGAATGACTTCTTAATAaaactttattattattattattattattattattattattattcactTCATTGAAAAATTTAGATGTTGACCAGTTGGATTAGATGCTAACAATCTGAATACTGGAACAAATTGGTCAACAATTTATTTGGACAATCTATCTATGATGTTGGATTCTCAACGGAtcatatcttttattttaatgtACTATTTAATCAAACTAATGCATTTCAAATCATCTATTAATAACTTAATGTGTATCCTTTTATGTAGGATGCGAAactaatatttgaattaaaactATATAGTTGGAATGCATTTTTTCATATAGATACAATAATTAGAAAATATGTATTTTCTCATATATATCACAGGAATTAGTTGATgaatgctaatttttttttttttttgacggtGATGAATGCTAATCTTACAATAATAACTCAATCGTATTAGTATATccaattgttttaatatttcaaCACATGGATAATATTAACTAACCACTATGCACACATTTTATGTGTAACATAACCAttatattgtttatattttcTTCTTACATTTTTTGATTTAATGTGTTTTTTGTTCTTAAAGTTCTTACTTTAATTATGTATTGTATATATTTTGttctttaagttttttttttctattttagttacaatattctaaaattttattatgatatgatatttattaatattattttttataattataaaataataaaaacgaaATGCACTCTATTGCATTAAATAAAGATACAAATCAAtaacaaatttaacaataagaTATAAATTGTATCATACAAATTATAACATGATAAAGATTTTAAGAGAAATGGTTTTTGCCTTTTTTTAAGGTCAAATGTAAGAAATATTGAAACCTCAGTCTTGGTCATTGGGCTAAATTGGCTTAAATACTCTTGTTTTATTAATAGTATAAATATAAATGTTAATGATCAAAACATAAGTCATTAGTCTCAGAATAACACTCATGTGAGACAGTTTCATTCGTGAGACAAACACTCATGTGAGACAGTTTCATTCGTGAGACAGATTAAccatatccatatttataataataaataatattttttaatgaataatCCATATAAAAAACCCCTCTAAAAAAATGACATTTGAGACCgtctcaaaattttttttgtcaaagtCTCAATTCCAAAACTCGGGATTTGGATCGAGGTCCTATCATCGATTCATCCCCTAAAGACTAAAGTGCATTCATTTGtcataaatatttcatttcaaTTGAAATCTTCTTATCCAAAATGTAGGAGAATCCTCACCAACCATCCATAATTGAATAGTCAACGCGTCCAACTCAAAATGAACGAATCCGTAGTTTCAATTTCTACTCGATATATGCAATGGGACCCTACAATAATTCTATTTGAATTGGCTTTATATCGATGATCAGCCATTAAGGTATTGCATTTATGGTAGCTTAACATTGTGTCGATGATCAAGTGTTAAAGATAATATATTTATTGTAGCAAGAACCCAACGGTAAAGATcataaatacaaaataaaatacaaaactAGCTAATTACACCACAAAGTCAAATGTTTGTGACATCCAATCCCACGAAGGTTTTCAGCTATATATATGTTATTGGTTAGAAAATCAGTGTGTCGAGTCAAAATAGAGCATGAGAAAGATTAAAGCTACCTTGGAGCGGACGACCCGGGTCCGACATGGTAACCCGGCCCGTACCCATAAACGGTCCCCTGGTGCCCGCCCATCATCCCATATGCACCTTCGTAACCGCCTCCGCTGGACGCCGCAGCGGCGCCGCTGTCTTTATTATCCCCTCTTCCTCCCGCCGCGACGGTCTTCTCCCCCTCCGCGTCCCTGAACCTCTGCAAGTAAACCTTCAGCGACTCCACGTATTCCTCGAACCCTAGAGTGGTCATCGCCCAGAGCAAGTCGTCGCCGTTGACCGTCTTCCTCTTCTCCCGCTGACACTTGTCGGAAGCCTCGCCGGTGACGAAGCTTATGAACTCCGAAACGCATTCCTGCACCGTCTCTTTCGCGTCCTTGGAGATCTTGGCGTTCGCCGGAAGCGCCGTCTTCATGATTCTGCTCACGTTGGCGATCGGAAGAAACCTGTCCAGATCTCTGTGGGAGGCGTCGTTCCGTGAGTTCCCGTCCCTGTTCCCGCACGATTCGTTATCGGAATCCGCCATTTGGAGTCTGGCAGGATAAATTAACGAATACAGAAGCAAAATCGAACCAATACACGACGGCAGATGTTCGAGAATCGGCGGAGAATGGCTCCGGCGGCGGAGAAATGCAGAGAGATTGGCGGAGTTGGAACGGAGAGAGGGTTTATAATGGAGACGATCGAAGGTGACGACGTGGATCGCTGTGGACTGTTGTATGTC comes from the Henckelia pumila isolate YLH828 chromosome 1, ASM3356847v2, whole genome shotgun sequence genome and includes:
- the LOC140874835 gene encoding fasciclin-like arabinogalactan protein 1; this encodes MQLRRGASAASAVLFLAVFLISSTTDAFNITLLLNKHTEFSTINHYLSATQLADEINRRRTITVCVVDNPGMSDLLSKHLTLVGIKNVLSYHVLLDYFDAKKLHQLTKGSALAATMYQATGSATGSTGFVNITDLDRGRVGFAPKENGGNGSAIFVKSVEAQPYDISIIQISNLLPSAGADAPAAAPSLVNITKLMSAHGCKVFADTLSASPAEATFENNIVGGLTIFCPGDGAMKAFLPKYNNLTAADQQSLLEYHGLPIYYSLDGLRSNNGLTSTLATVGETFRFTVQNNGTDVVTIKTPLVTATIVNTVVDNQPLAIFQLNKVLIPPEFSKPDGLAPAPAPGPAAVSPKSSKSKHKSPPAPPGPSESPADAPDGDVADQNSNGAGVVGIGGGVLVALILTVSSTFLRL
- the LOC140887910 gene encoding uncharacterized protein encodes the protein MANVTLGKKKKQIRPITNIHVADTKWTAEISSPSNQSDDGEGVHWSPKVIDIQQSTAIHVVTFDRLHYKPSLRSNSANLSAFLRRRSHSPPILEHLPSCIGSILLLYSLIYPARLQMADSDNESCGNRDGNSRNDASHRDLDRFLPIANVSRIMKTALPANAKISKDAKETVQECVSEFISFVTGEASDKCQREKRKTVNGDDLLWAMTTLGFEEYVESLKVYLQRFRDAEGEKTVAAGGRGDNKDSGAAAASSGGGYEGAYGMMGGHQGTVYGYGPGYHVGPGSSAPR